TACAAGGATATATGGTGTTACTTTTCCAAAACAAAAAGAATTGGAAGAGCACCTAAAACGACTGGAAGAAGCAAAGCAAAGAGATCATAGGAAACTAGGTCAAGAGTTAGAAATATTTGCTTTTTCTGAAAAAGTAGGAAAAGGTTTACCTCTTTGGTTACCAAAGGGTGCAATGTTGAGAGAAAGACTTGAAAACTTCTTGAAACGAGCTCAACTACGTGCTGGTTATTTACCAGTAGTAACTCCTCACATTGGTAGTAAGCAACTTTATGTGACTTCTGGTCACTGGGAAAAATATGGTGAAGACTCTTTCCAGCCGATCAAAACGCCGGAAGAAGGAGAGGAGTTTATGCTAAAACCAATGAATTGTCCTCACCATTGTGAGATTTTCAAAACTAGACCTAGAAGTTACAAAGAACTTCCTCTTCGCCTAGCGGAATTTGGAACAGTTTATAGATATGAGCAGTCAGGTGAGTTGCACGGTCTAACTCGTGTGAGAGGTTTTACTCAAGACGATGCACATATTTTTTGTGCCAATGATCAAGTAGAAGATGAGTTCAAAAAAGTAATTGATTTGGTACTTTATGTATTTAAATCACTTGGCTTTGATGATTTCAGTGCTCAGGTATCATTGAGAAGCAAAGAAGATAGAAGTAAATACATTGGAAAGGACGAAGATTGGGACAAAGCTGAGCAGTCAATTATAAATGCAGCAAACGAAAAAGGTCTCAAAACAGTTATAGAGTATGGAGAGGCGGCATTTTATGGACCGAAACTCGACTTTATGGTTAAGGATGCCCTTGGTCGTAAATGGCAATTAGGAACTATTCAGGTCGATTATCAATTACCTAATAGATTCGAACTTGAATACGTAGGTGCTGACAATCAGAAACATAGACCTGTAATGATCCACAGAGCTCCATTCGGCTCAATGGAAAGGTTTATTGCAATACTAATTGAAAATACAGCTGGTAACTTCCCGTTATGGCTTTCGCCAGAGCAGATTGCAATTCTTCCTATTTCTGAAAAATATGAAGATTATGCCAATGAAGTATTTTTAAGACTGCAAGAGGAAGATATTAGAGGATATATTGATCACAGGGACGAAAAAATCGGTAGAAAGATTAGAGATGCCGAAGTAAACAAAGTTCCGCTCATGCTTATAGTAGGAGAGAAAGAGATGGAAGAAGGTAAGATTTCGGTTAGAAAAAAAGGAGAAGGAGACATTGGGACTTTAAGTATAGGTGAATTTATTACTTATGCCAAAGCAGAAATCAATAAAAATGTCCCTAATTTTGGAAAAAGTTGATTCTTTGATATACTTTTGACTTTTAGAATCTAACTTACTGTTAAACAAAGAGATTTAAAAATTAATAATTATTATAAAACGCTGAATGGCAAAACACTTTAGAAGAAACAATCGAGGTCCAATAAGAGAAAGAGACAAGCATAGAATCAATGGCTTAATAAGAGTACCAGAGGTTCGATTGGTAGGAGAAAATATAGAACAAGGGGTTTATACAATAGAAAAGGCAAGAGAAATTGCTAGAGAGCAAGGACTAGACCTGATCGAAATTGTACCTAACTCTGTTCCTCCAGTTTGTCGAGTGTTGGATTATTCTAAATTCAAATACGAGCAAAAGAAGAAAGAAAAGGAATTAAAAGCCAAGCAACACAAAACAGTTATCAAGGAGATTCGTTTTGGTCCTAATACGGATGAGCATGATTTTAACTTCAAAATGAAGCATGCAGAGAATTTCTTAAAAGAAAACTCAAAAGTGAAAGCTTATGTCCAGTTCATTGGTCGTCAGATTGTTTTCAAAGACCGTGGTTTTGAATTGCTCAAAAAGTTTGTTGAGGAGCTTGATGCAGTAGGGAAACCTGAGGCACCACCAAAATTAGAAGGTAAAAGACTTTCAGTTATTCTTTCTCCAAAAGGAGGGAAGAATTAAAATAGAAAAGGCTCCAATTTTGGAGCCTTTTCTATTTTATTGCCATATAACTTTTCCGTCGGAATTATACCAAGGTTCAAAAAGGTCATTGAATTCTTTTTCAATTACATTTCTTTTGATCTTTAGCGAAGGGGTAAGTTTATTGTTTTCTACATCCCAAGTTTCTTTCATTACTATCACTTTCTTAATCTTTTCGTAAGACTTCAATTTAGGGTTAAGTGTTGATAGTTGATCTTTTAAGTTTTTCTCTATAGTTTCTTTCGACTCTTTTAGAGCAATTTCGGATAAAACTACCAAAGCCATAGGCTGAGGGAGGCTTTGGCCCACCACACAAACTTGGTCAATGAAATGATTATCTGCAAATCCTAGTTCTATTTGTGCGGGAGCTACATATTCACCTTTAGAGGTTTTGTACATTTCCTTAACCCTGCCGGTAATACTTAAGAATTTTTCAGAGTCAATTACTCCTACATCACCGGTATGAATCCATCCGTCGGAGTCGAGTGTTTCGGCTGTTAAGTTTGGTTCTTTATAGTAGCCCATCATATTCCAAGGGGAGCGGGTTAATATTTCCCCTGTATCGGAATCAATATGAACTTCCATTTCATTGTACAGCTTTCCTACTGAGTTATCTTTATTTTGGCCTTTTGGCATGTTGGAGACTGCTCCTAAGTTTTCGGTCATTCCGTAGGCTTCTTGAATA
This portion of the Spirosomataceae bacterium TFI 002 genome encodes:
- a CDS encoding threonyl-tRNA synthetase, translated to MVKVTLPDGSVKEFNDGSTAMDVALSISEGLARNVLAAKVNGEVWDSNRSLPQESNLQLLTWNDDDGKSTFWHSSAHLMAEALESLYPGIKFWVGPPVENGFYYDVDAGEKTITHEDFAKIEQKMIELARQKNVFERIPISKADAVSYFENKNDEFKLDLLSGLDDGTITLYKQGNFTDLCRGPHIPNTGFIKAAKIMNVAGAYFKGDQTQRQLTRIYGVTFPKQKELEEHLKRLEEAKQRDHRKLGQELEIFAFSEKVGKGLPLWLPKGAMLRERLENFLKRAQLRAGYLPVVTPHIGSKQLYVTSGHWEKYGEDSFQPIKTPEEGEEFMLKPMNCPHHCEIFKTRPRSYKELPLRLAEFGTVYRYEQSGELHGLTRVRGFTQDDAHIFCANDQVEDEFKKVIDLVLYVFKSLGFDDFSAQVSLRSKEDRSKYIGKDEDWDKAEQSIINAANEKGLKTVIEYGEAAFYGPKLDFMVKDALGRKWQLGTIQVDYQLPNRFELEYVGADNQKHRPVMIHRAPFGSMERFIAILIENTAGNFPLWLSPEQIAILPISEKYEDYANEVFLRLQEEDIRGYIDHRDEKIGRKIRDAEVNKVPLMLIVGEKEMEEGKISVRKKGEGDIGTLSIGEFITYAKAEINKNVPNFGKS
- a CDS encoding bacterial translation initiation factor 3 (bIF-3), yielding MAKHFRRNNRGPIRERDKHRINGLIRVPEVRLVGENIEQGVYTIEKAREIAREQGLDLIEIVPNSVPPVCRVLDYSKFKYEQKKKEKELKAKQHKTVIKEIRFGPNTDEHDFNFKMKHAENFLKENSKVKAYVQFIGRQIVFKDRGFELLKKFVEELDAVGKPEAPPKLEGKRLSVILSPKGGKN